From a region of the Mycobacterium sp. SMC-8 genome:
- the cydD gene encoding thiol reductant ABC exporter subunit CydD: MTDPTRAPIDPRLWRASTATRRFLAVTTVCGVLIAACTIASAVVLADVVARVITDPASRSVDALAAQITTLAALWTARTLVQWQQGRLAQHGASAVIADLSEQVLTAATSLTPRELATHRDDAAVVITRGLDGLRAYFIAYLPSLFLAAVLTPATAVVIALYDWKSAVIVLIALPLIPVFMILVGLATADRSAAALTAMSTLQSRLLDLVAGLPTLRALGRAEGAAERIAELGAAHRRSAMATMRIAFLSALVLELLATLGVALVAVGVGMRLVFGEMTLTAGLTALLLAPEVFWPLRRVGAAFHASQDGKTAVQAAFRFIDAARQPPAGDAPVPGAAVTVEVDVPAMTAQPGRVTVLTGPNGIGKSTLLQAILGLDRPTAGRIQINGLDVGDLDTRQWWSQVGWLAQRPVLIPGTVRQNLELFGPLNDLEAACRDACLDEVLATLPAGLDTVVGRGGVGLSLGQRQRLGLARVLGSGAPLVLFDEPTAHLDGPTEARVLEAIARRAAGGATVIVVGHRASVLAIGDVVVDMGGDRVRS; encoded by the coding sequence CTGACCGATCCCACCCGCGCCCCGATCGACCCGCGACTGTGGCGAGCCTCGACGGCGACGCGCCGATTCCTGGCCGTCACCACGGTCTGCGGCGTGCTCATCGCGGCGTGCACGATCGCCTCGGCGGTCGTCCTTGCCGATGTGGTCGCCCGGGTGATCACCGACCCGGCCTCCCGCAGCGTCGACGCGCTCGCCGCCCAGATCACGACCCTGGCGGCGCTGTGGACGGCTCGCACCCTGGTGCAGTGGCAGCAGGGCCGGCTCGCCCAGCACGGGGCCAGCGCCGTCATCGCCGACCTGAGCGAACAGGTGTTGACGGCGGCCACCTCGCTGACGCCGCGCGAGCTCGCCACCCACCGCGACGACGCCGCGGTGGTGATCACCCGGGGACTCGACGGGTTGCGGGCGTACTTCATCGCCTACCTGCCCTCGCTGTTCCTGGCCGCGGTGCTGACCCCGGCCACCGCGGTGGTCATCGCGCTCTACGACTGGAAATCCGCCGTGATCGTGCTGATCGCGCTGCCGCTCATTCCGGTGTTCATGATCCTAGTCGGTCTGGCCACGGCGGACCGGTCGGCAGCGGCGCTGACGGCGATGTCGACGTTGCAGTCTCGGCTACTGGACCTGGTGGCGGGCCTGCCCACCCTGCGGGCGCTGGGCAGAGCAGAAGGGGCCGCGGAGCGGATCGCCGAACTGGGTGCCGCGCACCGCCGTTCGGCGATGGCCACGATGCGCATCGCGTTCTTGTCCGCGCTGGTGCTGGAATTGCTGGCCACGCTCGGGGTGGCGCTGGTCGCGGTCGGGGTCGGCATGCGGTTGGTGTTCGGTGAGATGACCTTGACCGCCGGGCTGACCGCGCTGCTGCTCGCCCCGGAGGTGTTCTGGCCGCTGCGCCGGGTCGGAGCCGCATTCCACGCCTCCCAGGACGGCAAGACGGCGGTGCAGGCGGCGTTCCGGTTCATCGACGCCGCCCGGCAGCCGCCTGCCGGAGACGCGCCGGTGCCGGGTGCTGCGGTCACCGTCGAGGTCGACGTCCCGGCGATGACGGCACAGCCCGGCCGCGTGACGGTACTGACCGGTCCGAACGGCATCGGCAAATCCACGCTGCTACAGGCGATCCTCGGCCTGGACCGCCCGACGGCCGGGCGGATCCAGATCAACGGCCTCGACGTGGGTGACCTGGATACGCGGCAGTGGTGGTCGCAGGTGGGATGGCTGGCGCAGAGACCCGTGCTGATCCCGGGCACCGTGCGGCAGAACCTGGAGCTGTTCGGCCCGCTGAATGATCTCGAAGCCGCTTGCCGGGACGCTTGTTTGGACGAGGTGCTCGCCACGCTGCCCGCCGGTCTCGACACCGTGGTGGGGCGCGGCGGGGTCGGGCTGTCGCTCGGGCAGCGGCAGCGACTCGGACTGGCCCGGGTACTCGGATCCGGGGCGCCGCTGGTTCTGTTCGACGAACCCACCGCCCACCTCGACGGACCCACCGAAGCGCGGGTGCTGGAGGCGATCGCGCGTCGCGCCGCCGGCGGGGCCACGGTGATCGTGGTCGGACATCGCGCCTCCGTCCTGGCGATCGGCGATGTGGTGGTGGACATGGGCGGTGACCGTGTCCGGTCCTGA
- the cydB gene encoding cytochrome d ubiquinol oxidase subunit II — protein sequence MGLQELWFVLIAVLFLGFLVLEGFDFGVGMLMAPMGTMGPGDPDNRRRAVLNTIGPVWDANEVWLITAGAAMFAAFPNWYATLFSALYLPLLAILFGMILRIVGIEWRGKINDPQWRRWADVGIALGSWLPAFLWGVAFAILLRGLPIDADGQAHAGIGDVLSPYTLLGGFATATLFVFYGSVYLALRTAGALREDAFRVGRIMSVPTIALAGGFGLWTQLAYGRTWTWWALAVAVLALLTAVALMWGQRREGLAFVSMVIVIAAVAVLIFGSMYPNLLPSTLNPDWNVTIYNGSSTPYTLKIMSWASLTLLPLVLGYQAWSYWVFRKRVTAEAIPESIGLSRRPS from the coding sequence ATGGGACTCCAGGAACTGTGGTTTGTCCTGATCGCCGTGCTGTTCCTCGGCTTTCTGGTGCTCGAGGGTTTCGACTTCGGCGTCGGCATGCTGATGGCCCCGATGGGCACCATGGGGCCCGGCGATCCCGACAACCGGCGCCGCGCGGTCCTCAACACCATCGGCCCGGTCTGGGACGCCAACGAGGTGTGGCTGATCACCGCGGGCGCAGCGATGTTCGCCGCGTTCCCCAACTGGTACGCGACGCTGTTCTCGGCGCTGTACCTGCCACTGCTGGCGATTTTGTTCGGCATGATCCTGCGGATCGTCGGCATCGAATGGCGCGGCAAGATCAACGATCCGCAGTGGCGGCGCTGGGCCGACGTCGGGATCGCGCTCGGCTCATGGCTACCCGCGTTCCTGTGGGGTGTCGCATTCGCGATTCTGTTGCGCGGCTTGCCGATCGACGCCGACGGCCAGGCCCATGCCGGCATCGGTGACGTGCTCAGCCCGTACACCTTGCTGGGCGGATTTGCGACGGCGACGCTGTTCGTGTTCTACGGCTCGGTCTACCTCGCGCTGCGCACCGCGGGCGCCCTGCGCGAGGACGCCTTCCGCGTGGGCCGCATCATGTCGGTGCCGACGATCGCGCTCGCCGGCGGCTTCGGCTTGTGGACCCAGCTGGCCTACGGCCGCACCTGGACCTGGTGGGCGCTCGCTGTCGCGGTGCTCGCGTTGCTGACCGCGGTGGCCCTGATGTGGGGACAGCGCCGTGAGGGGCTCGCATTCGTGTCCATGGTGATCGTGATCGCCGCGGTGGCAGTGCTCATCTTCGGCTCGATGTATCCCAATCTGCTGCCGTCGACACTGAACCCGGACTGGAACGTGACGATCTACAACGGGTCCTCGACGCCGTACACGCTCAAGATCATGTCGTGGGCGTCGCTGACCCTGCTGCCGCTGGTGCTGGGTTACCAGGCCTGGTCTTACTGGGTGTTCCGCAAACGCGTCACCGCCGAGGCCATTCCGGAATCCATCGGACTGTCGAGGCGGCCGTCCTGA
- a CDS encoding cytochrome ubiquinol oxidase subunit I, with protein sequence MDALDVSRWQFGITTVYHFIFVPLTIGLAPLIAVMQTVWHVTGNTAWYRLTRFFGKLFLINFAIGVATGIVQEFQFGMNWSEYSRFVGDIFGAPLAFEGLIAFFFESTFIGLWIFGWNRLPRLVHLACIWIVAFGVNASAYFIIAANSFMQHPVGARYNPETGRAELVDFVALLTNNTAIWASLHAITAALLTAGAFVAGICAWLMVRAQRRGGEDVEARTMYRPATILGSLVALIAAAGLFFTGDIQGKLMFDQQPMKMASAESLCYTATDPDFSILTVGTHNNCDSVIHLIEVPYVLPFLAEGKFSGVTLQGVEDLQRAAEQKFGPGNYRPNLFVTYWSFRAMIGLLLVPVAFALVSLWLTRRGRIPDQRWYGTFGLLTLPTPFLASSAGWIFTEMGRQPWVVVPNPTGDPMVRMTVQEGVSNHAAGTVMFSLAVFTLLYGALAVVWFYLLRRYVTEGPQEHDSEPAPPAPPDENDVAPLSFAY encoded by the coding sequence ATGGACGCATTGGATGTGTCGCGGTGGCAGTTCGGAATCACCACCGTCTATCACTTCATCTTCGTCCCGCTGACCATCGGGCTGGCGCCGCTGATCGCCGTCATGCAGACGGTTTGGCACGTCACGGGCAACACCGCCTGGTACCGGCTGACGCGCTTCTTCGGCAAGCTGTTCCTGATCAACTTCGCGATAGGTGTGGCGACCGGCATCGTGCAGGAGTTCCAATTCGGGATGAACTGGAGCGAGTACTCCCGCTTCGTCGGTGACATCTTCGGCGCCCCGCTCGCCTTCGAAGGCCTGATCGCGTTCTTCTTCGAGTCCACGTTCATCGGCCTGTGGATCTTCGGCTGGAACCGGTTGCCGCGCCTGGTCCATCTGGCCTGCATCTGGATCGTCGCGTTCGGCGTCAACGCCTCGGCCTACTTCATCATCGCGGCGAACTCCTTCATGCAGCATCCGGTCGGCGCGCGCTACAACCCGGAGACCGGGCGGGCCGAACTCGTCGATTTCGTGGCGTTGCTGACCAACAACACCGCCATCTGGGCCTCGCTGCACGCCATCACCGCGGCACTGCTGACCGCCGGGGCGTTCGTCGCCGGCATCTGCGCGTGGCTGATGGTGCGCGCACAGCGGCGCGGCGGTGAAGACGTCGAAGCCAGGACCATGTACCGCCCCGCCACGATCCTGGGCAGTCTGGTCGCACTGATCGCCGCCGCGGGCTTGTTCTTCACCGGCGACATCCAGGGCAAGCTCATGTTCGACCAGCAGCCGATGAAGATGGCGTCGGCGGAATCCTTGTGCTACACCGCAACCGACCCCGACTTCTCGATCCTGACCGTGGGGACGCACAACAACTGCGACAGCGTCATCCACCTCATCGAGGTTCCCTATGTGCTGCCCTTCCTGGCCGAGGGCAAGTTCTCCGGTGTGACGCTGCAGGGCGTCGAGGATCTGCAACGCGCGGCCGAGCAGAAGTTCGGCCCCGGCAACTACCGCCCCAATCTGTTCGTGACCTACTGGTCATTCCGCGCGATGATCGGATTGCTGCTGGTGCCGGTGGCGTTCGCGCTGGTGAGCCTTTGGCTGACCCGCCGGGGACGGATCCCCGACCAGCGCTGGTACGGAACCTTCGGACTGCTGACCCTTCCAACGCCGTTCCTGGCCAGCTCGGCCGGCTGGATCTTCACGGAGATGGGCCGGCAGCCCTGGGTGGTGGTCCCCAATCCCACGGGTGACCCGATGGTCCGGATGACCGTGCAGGAGGGCGTGTCCAACCACGCGGCAGGCACCGTGATGTTCTCGCTGGCGGTGTTCACGCTGCTGTACGGCGCGCTGGCGGTGGTGTGGTTCTACCTGTTGCGGCGATACGTGACCGAAGGCCCGCAGGAACACGACTCCGAACCGGCGCCTCCGGCACCGCCCGACGAGAACGACGTCGCACCCCTGTCGTTCGCCTACTAG
- a CDS encoding HdeD family acid-resistance protein, producing the protein METAAPPSMLQHLWKSALVSGLLAVALGVMVLVWPAITVVVAAIFFGAYLLIAGVSQVVFAFSLHVSAGGRVLLFLSGAAALILAVLCFRSLQESILLLAIWIGIGFIFRGVATAVSAISDPTLPGRGWEIFIGVVSLIAGVIMLASPFDSLATLAMVVGIWLIVLGVFEVVSAFGIRSASKNLAPTRDPVVTSAPE; encoded by the coding sequence ATGGAAACCGCTGCTCCCCCAAGCATGTTGCAGCACCTGTGGAAGTCGGCGCTGGTGTCCGGCCTTCTCGCCGTCGCGCTGGGCGTCATGGTGCTCGTCTGGCCGGCCATCACCGTGGTGGTGGCCGCGATCTTCTTCGGCGCCTATCTGTTGATCGCAGGCGTCTCGCAGGTGGTCTTCGCGTTCAGCCTCCACGTGTCCGCCGGCGGACGGGTACTGCTATTCCTCAGCGGCGCGGCCGCCCTGATCCTGGCCGTGCTGTGCTTCCGGAGCCTGCAGGAATCAATCCTGCTGCTGGCCATCTGGATCGGTATCGGGTTCATCTTCCGCGGGGTGGCCACCGCGGTGTCGGCCATCAGTGACCCGACCCTGCCCGGTCGGGGGTGGGAGATCTTCATCGGCGTGGTCAGCCTCATCGCCGGCGTGATCATGCTCGCCTCGCCCTTTGACTCGTTGGCCACGTTGGCGATGGTCGTCGGCATCTGGCTGATCGTGCTCGGCGTGTTCGAGGTGGTGTCGGCCTTCGGCATCCGCTCGGCCAGTAAGAACCTCGCGCCGACCAGAGATCCGGTCGTCACGTCCGCGCCGGAATGA
- a CDS encoding ABC transporter substrate-binding protein, with the protein MLGGIQDRRTKIWRIAAIFAATGALALSGCSSSSEEPSDEGSPTAAAPAEKVEAIANTVPEAIKSTGTLVVGVNIPYAPNEFKDESGKIVGFDVDLMNAIAGTLGLTPDYREADFAKIIPSIQGGTFNVGMSSFTDSKEREQQVDFVTYFSAGTLWAQPAGGDIDPENACGKKVAVQATTVQETEELPARSKKCTDEGKPAIEVIPFDSQDAATNAVVLGQADAMSADSPVTLYAIKQTNGKLEQAGETFDSAPYGWPVAKGSPLAQSLLQALEHLIENGKYKEIAANWGLEEGMIDKPVINGAVS; encoded by the coding sequence GTGTTGGGTGGAATCCAAGACCGCCGGACCAAGATCTGGCGCATCGCGGCCATCTTCGCTGCGACCGGCGCCCTGGCCCTGTCGGGCTGTTCGAGCAGCTCGGAGGAACCTAGCGACGAGGGATCCCCGACCGCGGCCGCGCCCGCGGAGAAGGTCGAGGCGATCGCGAACACCGTGCCGGAGGCCATCAAGTCGACCGGGACACTCGTCGTCGGCGTGAACATTCCGTACGCGCCGAACGAGTTCAAGGACGAGAGCGGCAAGATCGTCGGCTTCGACGTCGACCTGATGAACGCCATCGCCGGCACCCTGGGTCTCACCCCGGACTACCGGGAGGCCGACTTCGCCAAGATCATCCCGTCGATCCAGGGCGGCACCTTCAACGTCGGCATGTCGTCGTTCACCGACAGCAAGGAGCGCGAGCAGCAGGTCGACTTCGTCACCTACTTCTCGGCCGGCACGCTGTGGGCGCAACCCGCCGGCGGCGACATCGACCCGGAGAACGCGTGCGGCAAGAAGGTCGCGGTGCAGGCGACGACGGTCCAGGAGACCGAAGAGCTGCCCGCGCGCAGCAAGAAGTGCACCGACGAGGGCAAGCCCGCGATCGAGGTCATCCCGTTCGACAGCCAGGACGCCGCCACGAACGCGGTGGTGCTCGGCCAGGCGGACGCCATGTCGGCCGATTCCCCGGTGACGCTCTACGCGATCAAGCAGACCAACGGCAAGCTCGAACAGGCCGGCGAGACCTTCGACTCGGCGCCCTACGGGTGGCCGGTCGCGAAGGGTTCCCCGTTGGCGCAGTCGCTGCTGCAGGCGCTCGAGCATCTGATCGAGAACGGAAAGTACAAGGAGATCGCCGCCAACTGGGGGCTCGAAGAGGGCATGATCGACAAGCCGGTGATCAACGGCGCGGTCTCCTAG
- a CDS encoding amino acid ABC transporter permease, whose protein sequence is MSDAGTPPQSIDAVPLRHPWRWLAAAVILVMVGLFLYGAATNPAYGWSTFREYFFHERILLGVFNTLQLTIYSMIIGIVLGVVLTVMRLSDNPVLSSVAWVFLWIFRGTPIYVQLAFWGLFPTIYRNIQLGVPFGPSFFHIELQDLSIPFVLAVIGLGLNEAAYMAEIVRAGIMSVPEGQMEASTALGMSWGKAMRRTVLPQAMRVIIPPTGNELISLLKTTSLVTAVPYAFDLYSIATREIAARIFEPVPLLLVAAAWYLVITSILMVGQFYLERYFSRGASRKLTAKQLEALALAQLPPVK, encoded by the coding sequence ATGAGTGATGCCGGCACGCCGCCACAGTCGATCGACGCCGTCCCGCTGCGCCATCCGTGGCGGTGGCTGGCGGCGGCCGTCATCCTCGTCATGGTCGGGCTGTTCCTGTACGGGGCGGCGACCAACCCGGCCTACGGCTGGTCGACGTTCAGGGAGTACTTCTTCCACGAACGCATCCTGCTCGGCGTCTTCAACACGCTGCAGCTGACCATCTACTCGATGATCATCGGCATCGTGCTGGGCGTCGTTCTCACCGTGATGCGACTGTCTGACAACCCGGTGCTCAGTTCCGTGGCGTGGGTCTTTCTCTGGATTTTCCGCGGCACGCCGATCTACGTGCAGCTGGCGTTCTGGGGCCTGTTCCCCACGATCTACCGGAACATTCAGCTCGGCGTACCGTTCGGCCCGTCGTTCTTCCACATTGAGCTACAAGACCTTTCGATTCCGTTTGTGCTCGCGGTGATCGGACTGGGCCTCAACGAAGCCGCCTATATGGCCGAGATCGTGCGTGCCGGGATCATGTCGGTCCCCGAAGGTCAGATGGAAGCGTCGACGGCGCTGGGCATGTCGTGGGGCAAGGCCATGCGCCGAACCGTCCTGCCGCAGGCGATGCGCGTGATCATCCCGCCGACCGGCAACGAGCTGATCAGCCTGTTGAAAACGACGTCACTGGTCACCGCCGTGCCCTACGCCTTCGACCTGTACAGCATCGCCACCCGCGAGATCGCCGCCCGGATCTTCGAGCCGGTGCCGCTGCTCCTGGTCGCCGCTGCGTGGTACCTGGTGATTACGAGCATCCTGATGGTGGGCCAGTTCTACCTGGAGCGGTACTTCTCCAGGGGAGCCTCGCGCAAGCTGACCGCAAAACAGCTTGAGGCTCTCGCGTTGGCACAACTGCCTCCGGTGAAATAG
- a CDS encoding amino acid ABC transporter ATP-binding protein produces the protein MVKAELVCKDFGALKVLKGITLDVHKGQVLVLVGPSGSGKSTFLRCINHLETVSAGRLYVDGSLVGYNERGGKLHEMKPRDVARQRRDVGMVFQHFNLFPHRTALGNVVEAPIQVKGVGKKEATERGRELLAQVGLADKAEAYPAQLSGGQQQRVAIARALAMNPKLMLFDEPTSALDPELVGEVLGVMKKLASEGMTMIVVTHEMGFAREVADQLVFMDGGVVVERGDPREVMANPQHERTKAFLSKVM, from the coding sequence ATGGTCAAGGCGGAGTTGGTGTGCAAGGACTTCGGTGCGCTCAAGGTGCTCAAGGGCATCACACTGGATGTGCACAAGGGGCAGGTGCTTGTCCTGGTCGGCCCCTCCGGATCCGGTAAGTCAACGTTCCTGCGGTGCATCAATCACCTCGAGACCGTCAGCGCCGGCCGACTCTACGTTGACGGATCGCTGGTCGGCTACAACGAGCGCGGCGGCAAACTGCACGAGATGAAGCCTCGCGACGTGGCGCGGCAGCGCCGCGACGTGGGCATGGTGTTCCAGCATTTCAACCTCTTCCCGCACCGGACCGCGCTGGGCAACGTCGTCGAGGCGCCCATCCAGGTCAAGGGGGTCGGGAAAAAGGAGGCCACCGAGCGGGGCCGGGAACTGCTGGCGCAGGTCGGTCTGGCCGACAAGGCCGAAGCGTATCCGGCGCAGCTTTCGGGCGGTCAACAGCAGCGCGTGGCGATCGCCAGGGCGCTGGCGATGAATCCGAAGCTGATGCTGTTCGACGAACCGACCTCGGCGCTGGATCCCGAACTGGTCGGTGAGGTGCTGGGCGTCATGAAGAAGCTGGCGTCCGAAGGCATGACGATGATCGTGGTGACCCACGAGATGGGCTTCGCCCGCGAGGTCGCCGACCAACTGGTGTTCATGGACGGCGGTGTGGTGGTGGAGCGCGGAGATCCGCGTGAGGTGATGGCCAACCCTCAACACGAACGGACGAAGGCGTTTCTCTCCAAAGTGATGTGA
- the macS gene encoding MacS family sensor histidine kinase, whose product MTPDPATPLWRAAQVFRLLSCVYALGFQLAVNDDLEHPAAGWVLFVLLITWSAACAVAYLRGFGRRRAWVLAEIAVVVALMLSTELIASDQWVLDNQSWPTTLWATNATISAAILSGPVAGMIAGVAVVAASAALKGYVSIDVGRNATIVIELAVGLAVGLAAQTARRAHAELERAARLSASLQERERLSRQVHDGAIQVLALVARRGREIGGDTAALAELAGEQERALRRLVSTAEPASRDSPASDLAAMLRRWASDRVSVSVPADPVLLDAAVADELCAAIGNALDNVDQHAGAGAHAYVLVEDLGDTVTVSVRDDGVGIPEGRLAEAVAEGRMGVANSIVGRMNSLGGQAVLNTGPGLGVEWELTVPRTPDASR is encoded by the coding sequence GTGACGCCCGATCCGGCCACGCCGTTGTGGCGGGCCGCCCAGGTGTTCCGGCTGCTCAGCTGCGTGTACGCGTTGGGCTTCCAGCTCGCGGTCAACGACGATCTCGAACATCCCGCGGCCGGCTGGGTGCTGTTCGTACTGCTGATCACCTGGAGTGCGGCCTGCGCGGTCGCCTATCTTCGTGGTTTCGGGCGGCGCCGCGCCTGGGTGCTGGCCGAGATCGCTGTCGTTGTCGCCCTGATGCTGTCCACGGAGCTGATCGCCTCCGACCAATGGGTACTGGACAACCAGTCGTGGCCGACCACGTTGTGGGCCACCAACGCCACGATCTCGGCGGCCATCCTGTCCGGACCGGTCGCCGGAATGATCGCAGGGGTGGCGGTGGTCGCGGCCAGCGCCGCGCTGAAGGGGTACGTCAGCATCGACGTCGGCCGCAACGCCACCATCGTGATCGAGTTGGCGGTCGGACTCGCGGTCGGTCTGGCCGCCCAGACGGCCCGCCGTGCGCACGCCGAACTGGAACGGGCCGCCCGGTTGTCGGCGTCGTTGCAGGAGAGGGAACGACTGTCCAGGCAGGTTCACGACGGGGCGATCCAGGTGCTGGCGTTGGTGGCCCGCCGCGGGCGTGAGATCGGGGGAGACACCGCCGCACTGGCCGAGCTGGCCGGCGAGCAGGAGCGGGCGTTGCGCCGGCTGGTCAGCACCGCCGAGCCCGCATCGCGCGACAGCCCGGCGTCCGACCTCGCCGCGATGCTGCGGCGCTGGGCATCGGATCGGGTGTCGGTCAGCGTGCCCGCCGATCCCGTGTTGCTCGACGCCGCCGTCGCCGACGAGTTGTGCGCCGCGATCGGCAACGCGCTCGACAACGTGGACCAGCATGCTGGAGCCGGGGCGCACGCGTATGTTCTTGTCGAGGACCTGGGCGACACGGTGACCGTCAGCGTCCGCGACGACGGCGTGGGCATACCGGAAGGGCGGCTGGCCGAAGCGGTCGCCGAAGGTCGTATGGGTGTCGCGAATTCAATTGTGGGAAGGATGAATTCGTTGGGCGGTCAGGCTGTGCTGAACACCGGCCCGGGGTTGGGTGTGGAGTGGGAGCTGACTGTGCCGCGTACCCCGGACGCATCGCGATGA
- a CDS encoding response regulator transcription factor — MTGQPISVMVVDDHPIWRDAVARDLADEGFDVVATADGVASAKRRAAVVKPAVVLMDMRLGDGDGAQATAEVLAVSPASRVLVLSASDERDDVLEAVKAGATGYLVKSASKQVLTDAVRATASGRAVFTPGLAGLVLGEFRRIERDTPAGPTLTEREIEILRHVAKGLTAKQIASRLSLSHRTVENHVQATFRKLQVGNRVELARYAMEHGLDE; from the coding sequence ATGACCGGTCAGCCCATCTCGGTGATGGTGGTCGACGACCACCCGATCTGGCGTGACGCGGTGGCACGGGACCTGGCTGACGAGGGTTTCGACGTGGTGGCCACGGCGGACGGCGTGGCCTCGGCGAAGCGCCGCGCCGCAGTGGTGAAACCCGCTGTGGTGCTGATGGACATGCGGCTGGGTGACGGGGACGGCGCCCAGGCGACCGCCGAGGTCCTCGCGGTGTCCCCGGCGTCCCGGGTGCTGGTGTTGTCCGCCTCCGATGAGCGCGACGACGTGCTGGAAGCCGTCAAGGCGGGCGCGACGGGATACCTGGTCAAAAGCGCTTCCAAGCAGGTGCTGACCGACGCGGTGCGCGCCACCGCGTCGGGTCGGGCAGTGTTCACCCCCGGCCTGGCGGGTCTGGTGTTGGGGGAGTTTCGGCGCATCGAGCGCGACACCCCGGCCGGGCCCACGTTGACCGAGCGCGAGATCGAGATTCTGCGCCATGTCGCCAAGGGGCTCACGGCCAAGCAGATCGCGTCGCGACTGTCCCTGAGTCATCGCACAGTCGAGAACCACGTCCAGGCCACGTTCCGCAAACTGCAGGTCGGCAACCGCGTCGAGCTGGCCCGCTACGCGATGGAGCACGGTCTGGACGAGTAG